In a genomic window of Paracoccaceae bacterium:
- a CDS encoding DUF2312 domain-containing protein, which translates to MSDTATDPAVIEAQGDATYRVTANELRQFVERIERLDAEKKDLAEQQKEVMAEAKARGYDTKVMRKVIALRKRDADDIAEEEAVLEMYKEALGM; encoded by the coding sequence TGATCCTGCCGTAATCGAAGCGCAGGGTGATGCAACCTATCGTGTCACGGCCAATGAATTGCGTCAGTTTGTCGAGCGGATTGAACGTCTGGACGCGGAAAAGAAAGACCTTGCCGAACAGCAGAAAGAGGTCATGGCAGAAGCGAAAGCCCGTGGATATGACACCAAGGTCATGCGTAAGGTAATTGCTTTGCGCAAACGGGACGCGGATGACATCGCCGAAGAAGAAGCTGTTCTGGAAATGTACAAAGAAGCACTGGGAATGTAG